A single region of the Lotus japonicus ecotype B-129 chromosome 4, LjGifu_v1.2 genome encodes:
- the LOC130712310 gene encoding uncharacterized protein LOC130712310, with product MIGFTDFKILSWNIRGALHEHGKLAIKDFIRGKRPDVVILLETKCLFSRAKRFWDSLDFSPIVIEEAKGFSGGIWVLAHKGTSVNFRVVDSQQQVVTFEVWKANFSWLCSAVYASPIPVQREVLWEHMVQLRGTTRLPWLLLWDFNEILLPSEVRGGDFLPNRADTFSAVLDNCNLVDLGSVARKFTWFRKVNNRLILSKRLDRAMGDVEWRLAFPDAFVEVLNRVHSDHCPLLLHCGVSNLNLQDRPFRFLAAWVEHEQFEAVVENSWRQGEENIQTKLGRVRDASLAFNKEVFGDIFRRKRHLEGRLRGVQRELDWRVTYDMVLFEAELQRDYRNILKQEELLWYQKSRENRVRLGDRNTAYFHTQTIIRRKRNYIHQLKLEDGEWCSDVDILKQEVQGFFTTLFAATLPPFTPTFSHSHFPGLSVGARASLVSPVSKAEVKEALMAMKSYSAPGPDGFQPLFYKKYWSHVGDALWKLVKNAFQEGVAPEDIMEILVVLIPKVDHPSTVKELRPISLCNVTYKMITKVLVNRLRPFLHSLIGPMQNSFIPGRGTMDNALLAQEIIHFMSKSTAKKGSVAFKIDLEKAYDSISWSFLKETLELYSFPVEMVSLIMHCVTSSQISILWNGSRLPKFKPGRGLRQGDPLSPYLFVLCMERLSVMIQSLVDDGSWKPIKLSREGPPISHLFFADDVLLFCQATTNQVDLLASVMKAFCDNSGLKINMSKSKAITSKGVSSEVKSEIAAIAPIPFVGNLGKYLGFPLKGGNPRSRDFDFLLDNIQKKLGTWRRSMLNLAGRVCLAKAVISSIPIYSMQVFKLPSSVTNRINKITRSFIWSNGGGSRAWHLVGWEKIIKPKDFGGLAVRDMRLANTAMLGKAVWSVLHKPDKLWVQALTHKYLANNSVLQVEAKQSDSPVWKGLLKARDDLKSGFKYRLGNGATSFWYADWSGGGKLADAIPYVDIHDMNLSLADMITAESWDLRKAYTEIPEEWIHKLQSVSPKLFPDRTYTWIWGHDDRGCYSVKNAYDWLLSMHQAPVVTSSYSWLWRLKIPEKVRMFVWLVLQKSIQVNQYRFQCNMADSPNCVRCSGAVEDILHCLRDCPHSREIWMRVGALRWPGFLVANCGAWVQRQAQGINGVKFVACLWGIWKWRNNMIFESQHWEIHEAWRRLCHDHDEMVQFRAPAMEVEDGVWMASRWLKPPAGAVNLCVDGSFRPDDGSMGAGGIVRDDQGKWVFGFHAFQEQGNTLMSEAYALKLGLLLIWDRGFRRAICNVDCAELLQSLRDEESRHFLSILEEISGLLSRNWDISLARIDRDYNRPADWLARKGVSSPSSPLNVLINPPGELEILIMEDRLGVP from the coding sequence atgattggttttactgattttaaaattttgtctTGGAATATTAGAGGTGCTCTCCATGAGCATGGGAAACTTGCTATTAAAGATTTTATCCGTGGCAAGAGGCCTGATGTGGTGATCCTGTTGGAAACTAAATGCTTGTTTTCCAGAGCTAAAAGGTTTTGGGATTCTCTTGACTTTTCTCCTATTGTCATTGAGGAAGCCAAAGGCTTTAGTGGGGGAATTTGGGTGCTAGCTCACAAAGGCACCAGTGTCAATTTCAGAGTTGTGGACTCCCAACAACAAGTGGTGACCTTTGAGGTTTGGAAAGCAAACTTCTCTTGGTTATGCAGTGCAGTGTATGCTTCTCCAATCCCTGTCCAAAGAGAAGTGTTGTGGGAGCATATGGTCCAGCTTCGGGGTACTACTCGTCTTCCTTGGCTTCTCCTGTGGGACTTCAATGAAATTCTTTTGCCATCGGAGGTTCGGGGAGGGGATTTTCTCCCAAACCGGGCTGATACCTTTTCTGCTGTGCTGGACAACTGCAACCTGGTGGATTTGGGTTCGGTGGCGCGTAAATTCACTTGGTTCAGAAAAGTGAACAATAGACTTATCCTGTCCAAAAGATTGGATAGAGCAATGGGTGATGTGGAGTGGCGATTGGCTTTCCCAGATGCATTTGTGGAGGTCCTTAACAGGGTTCATTCGGATCATTGTCCTCTCCTTCTCCATTGTGGTGTTTCCAATTTGAACTTGCAAGACCGCCCCTTCCGCTTTCTTGCGGCCTGGGTCGAGCATGAGCAATTTGAAGCTGTGGTGGAAAACTCTTGGAGGCAAGGCGAGGAGAATATCCAAACCAAGCTTGGAAGAGTGAGGGACGCATCCTTAGCTTTCAACAAGGAGGTCTTTGGAGACATCTTCAGGAGGAAAAGGCACTTAGAGGGTCGTCTCAGAGGAGTTCAGAGGGAACTCGACTGGAGGGTCACTTATGATATGGTGTTGTTTGAAGCTGAATTGCAGCGTGACTACAGGAATATTCTCAAACAAGAAGAACTGTTGTGGTATCAGAAGTCTAGAGAAAATAGAGTAAGGTTGGGAGATAGAAATACTGCCTACTTTCACACTCAAACAATCATTCGGAGGAAGCGCAACTATATCCATCAGTTGAAGCTGGAGGATGGAGAATGGTGCTCGGATGTTGATATTCTAAAACAGGAGGTTCAAGGGTTCTTCACCACCTTGTTTGCCGCGACCTTGCCCCCTTTTACTCCGACGTTCTCTCATAGTCATTTCCCGGGCTTATCGGTTGGAGCTAGAGCTTCTCTAGTTTCACCTGTCTCGAAGGCAGAAGTGAAGGAGGCGCTCATGGCCATGAAATCTTACTCTGCTCCAGGTCCAGATGGTTTCCAACCTCTCTTTTATAAGAAGTATTGGAGCCATGTGGGTGATGCCCTGTGGAAGCTAGTGAAAAATGCTTTTCAGGAGGGAGTGGCTCCAGAGGATATCATGGAAATCCTGGTGGTTCTTATCCCTAAGGTTGATCATCCATCAACAGTCAAGGAGCTGCGTCCAATTAGTCTTTGTAATGTTACATACAAAATGATCACCAAGGTGCTAGTTAACAGGTTGAGACCTTTTCTCCACTCTTTGATTGGGCCTATGCAAAATAGCTTCATTCCGGGGAGAGGCACAATGGACAATGCCTTGCTTGCTCAAGAGATTATCCACTTTATGTCTAAATCTAcggcaaagaagggttctgttgCATTCAAAATAGACTTGGAGAAGGCTTATGATAGTATCTCCTGGTCGTTCTTGAAGGAAACTTTAGAGCTTTATAGTTTCCCAGTGGAGATGGTTTCCCTTATCATGCATTGTGTCACCTCTTCCCAAATTTCTATTCTTTGGAATGGCTCCCGACTTCCAAAGTTTAAACCAGGTCGAGGTCTGAGACAAGGGGACCCACTATCGCCTTACTTATTTGTGCTTTGTATGGAGCGCCTTTCTGTTATGATACAAAGCTTGGTGGATGATGGTTCTTGGAAACCCATTAAGCTTTCTAGAGAGGGACCTCCTATCTCCCATCTTTTCTTTGCAGATGATGTGCTGCTCTTCTGTCAGGCAACAACAAACCAAGTGGACTTGCTCGCTTCTGTCATGAAGGCCTTTTGTGATAACTCAGGGCTCAAAATTAACATGAGTAAATCCAAAGCGATTACTTCAAAGGGGGTGTCGTCGGAGGTGAAATCTGAAATTGCAGCCATTGCTCCTATTCCGTTTGTGGGGAACTTGGGCAAGTACTTGGGGTTTCCTCTTAAGGGAGGAAACCCTAGGAGTAGAGACTTTGATTTTCTCTTGGATAATATCCAAAAGAAATTAGGAACCTGGCGGAGGAGCATGCTGAACTTGGCTGGTCGAGTGTGCTTAGCCAAGGCAGTAATTTCATCAATCCCAATTTATTCCATGCAGGTTTTTAAACTTCCATCCAGTGTTACCAACCGCATCAACAAAATCACAAGATCGTTTATTTGGAGCAATGGTGGTGGATCGAGAGCTTGGCATCTGGTGGGATGGGAGAAAATTATTAAGCCCAAGGATTTTGGAGGCCTAGCGGTTCGTGATATGAGGCTAGCCAATACAGCGATGCTTGGCAAAGCTGTTTGGAGTGTTCTTCACAAACCGGATAAGCTTTGGGTACAGGCCTTGACTCACAAGTATTTGGCTAATAATTCTGTTTTGCAGGTAGAAGCGAAACAATCAGATTCGCCTGTTTGGAAGGGTTTATTAAAAGCCCGTGATGATCTTAAAAGTGGCTTCAAATATCGTCTCGGGAACGGAGCAACGTCCTTTTGGTATGCAGATTGGAGTGGTGGTGGAAAGTTAGCGGATGCAATTCCGTACGTGGATATCCATGACATGAACCTTTCACTGGCAGACATGATCACGGCAGAGAGTTGGGACCTCAGGAAAGCCTATACGGAAATTCCTGAGGAATGGATTCACAAACTCCAATCGGTGTCACCCAAGCTTTTCCCAGACAGAACTTATACCTGGATTTGGGGGCACGATGACAGAGGCTGCTACTCAGTAAAAAACGCTTATGATTGGCTGCTTTCCATGCACCAAGCGCCGGTTGTGACATCGAGTTATTCATGGCTGTGGCGTTTGAAAATCCCCGAGAAGGTGCGGATGTTTGTTTGGCTTGTACTACAGAAATCAATTCAAGTTAATCAGTATCGTTTCCAATGTAACATGGCAGATTCCCCCAATTGTGTTCGGTGTTCTGGAGCGGTAGAGGATATCTTGCACTGTCTTAGAGATTGTCCCCATTCCAGGGAAATTTGGATGAGGGTTGGAGCTTTGAGGTGGCCGGGTTTCTTGGTAGCAAATTGTGGTGCTTGGGTTCAGCGGCAAGCACAGGGAATCAATGGGGTTAAATTTGTAGCTTGCTTGTGGGGGATATGGAAGTGGAGGAACAATATGATCTTTGAATCTCAACATTGGGAGATCCATGAAGCTTGGAGGAGACTTTGCCATGACCATGATGAGATGGTTCAGTTCAGGGCCCCTGCGATGGAGGTAGAGGACGGAGTGTGGATGGCAAGCCGTTGGTTGAAGCCACCAGCGGGCGCGGTGAACCTGTGTGTCGACGGCAGTTTCAGGCCTGATGACGGAAGCATGGGTGCTGGAGGGATTGTGCGTGATGATCAGGGCAAGTGGGTTTTTGGATTCCATGCATTTCAGGAGCAGGGAAACACGCTGATGTCAGAGGCTTATGCGCTGAAGCTAGGGTTGTTGTTGATCTGGGACCGTGGATTCCGTCGAGCAATTTGCAACGTTGATTGTGCAGAGCTTCTTCAGTCTTTGAGAGATGAGGAGAGTAGGCACTTCCTCTCTATTCTGGAGGAAATCTCAGGCCTCCTGAGTCGTAACTGGGACATTTCGCTTGCTCGTATTGATAGAGATTACAATCGTCCAGCGGATTGGCTAGCTAGGAAGGGAGTTTCCTCTCCAAGTTCACCGCTCAACGTGTTGATCAATCCCCCAGGGGAGCTGGAGATCCTCATCATGGAGGATCGTTTAGGTGTTCCTTAG